The Deltaproteobacteria bacterium genome includes the window CTGTATCGGTGAAGACCCTTACTGCAATACCATGCCACCCCATACTTTACTGCCTAGAGAATCTACCCTCTTTCTTTGGGATTAGCAAATTGTTGGAGGAAAAATTTCCAGTGTTGGTGAATCTGCCGTCTACCATTGAGCCAATTCCAAATTTCTCTTATGCTAAGCCAGTAGGTGGCGACAAAGGAGAGTGCATGAAAAGGAAGTGGTGGAAAATTGGCAGCTGGTTGTGTGCTGCATTACTTGGATGTTCTCTGATCACCGCGCAAGCGGTAAGAGCCGAGGACACAAAGTTATCCACATGGGCGACCATTAGTGGACGCAATGTGACAGAAGCAGATTTGTCGACCCTCAACAACGGACAGACTGCACGCAATATGCATAACCAGGTATACCAGGCGCGCAAGCAGGCGCTGGATGCCTTCATTTCTGAACAAGTCCTGGTGGATGAAGCAAAGAAGCGCGGCATAACGCGTGAGCAACTTATTCAACAAGAAGTGGATGCAAAAATCCCAGAGCCGGCAGCAAACGAAGTCGAACAGCTCTACAATGCCAACAAAGCTCGTTTGGGAGGAAAGTCGCTTGAGGAATCAAAGCCGACGATTATTTCCCATCTCAAAGGTCAGAGTCGGCAAGCGCACATGCAAGAGCTTGTTCGTCGTTTACGGCGGGCGGCAGGTGTAAAGTTTCTCTTGAAGCCTCCACTTCTCAATCTTACGCTTGATGGAAGGCCGACGCGTGGCGCGACGAATGCGCCGATAACGATTGTCGAGTTCTCCGACTTCCAATGACCGTACTGCGCTCGAGTTCAGGGTGAACTCGCCAAAGTTCGTGAAACCTACAAAGACAAAGTCACGATCGTCTACAAAGATTACCCGTTGGAATTCCATAAAGATGCGCGTAAAGCTGCCGAGGCGTCCCATTGCGCTGGAGAACAGGGGAAGTATTGGGAGTACCATGATGTGCTGTTCGCGAATACCAGTGCGCTCGGCATTGATAAGCTAAAAAAGTATGCCACTGATTTGCAATTAGATGAGGGAAAATTTACGGCCTGTTTAGATAGCGGAAAGCATGCCGCGGCAGTTAGCAAGGATATTGCCGAAGGCTCGCAATCTGGAGTAACTGGAACCCCGGCCTTTTTCATCAATGGTCGCTTTCTATCGGGAGCCCAACCGTTTGCCTCGTTCCAAGATGCTATCGAGGAAGCGTTGGACGCGCAGTAAGACGAGTGAATTACGCCATCGAATCCTCAGGCCATCGGACCATTGAGGAAACTGTGTCTCAGTCCCTCAATGGTTCAGTTCTTCCAATGGCTCGATGACTCAATCCTGAAATGATGCAATTGTTTCTTCCCCCCCTCTTGGCGTGTGAGAAAAGGCTATGCTAATGGTTGCGCATGGCTGACAACGCGAGCAAAACTGAACGTCGAGTGACACCAGGAGTCCTCCCCTCTCGGGGGCCTGCATCCTCTCCGAAAACCTGGCCTCTGTTAACCATTCGTATCCTTGCTTTTGTTGGTCTGTGCATTGCCGGGTATTTGTCATACCTCCACGCCCAGGCCGGTGAGAGCGGGACGTTTCACTCGCCGTTGTGCACGATCAGTTCGACTATCAACTGCAATGCTGTCTTAGGGAGTGTGTACTCGCGACTTTTTGGGATACCGATTGCTATCTGGGCTGCGCTTACGTACCTCACTATCGTGATTCTTTCTTTCGTTGGCACGACGAGCACCCTCGTTGTCCTGTGTAGCTGGGCATTTGTCTTTTCTCTCTATATGGCTGGGATCTCGCTGTTTACGCTCCAGGCTGGGTGCCTGTTTTGTATGAGTTTGTATGCAGTGAATATCGGTCTGTTTGTGGGGGCACTCGCGTTAAGTAGGCAGACTCGCGAGTTTGGGTTGCAACAATTAGCGTATGGGCTTGCTGCTTGTGTCGTTGTCGCGTCTGCATTTGGCTGGGCGCAGGCAAAGCTTGCTGAGTATAAGAACCCCGATGCTGAGAGCGGAGGAGTTGCCACTGCACAATTTTTGGAAAAGTACGAGAAACTACGGCAAGCGACAGTCAATCTTGCGGAGCGGAATACCAAAGGGCCGGCACAGGCAGCAGTGACAGTCAGTGAATTTGTTGATTTTCGGTGACCGGCGTGTGCGCGCGCCCGTGAGGTGCTTCATAAACTCAGCGAAAAATACCCCAACGATGTCCGTATCATTTTCCATTCGTACCCACTCGATAACGAGTGTAATCCGACCTTGCAGCGACAAGTGCATGCCGCATCGTGTTTAGCCTCGTATGCGGCCGAGTGCGCGAGTGAACAAGGGAAATTCTGGGAATTTGCCGACCGGTTATTTGCTGATCAACAGCGTGAATTTTCTCGTCCAGATCTTGACGTGCATGCAAGTGCTGTTGGCGTCGATGTCAATGCCTTCAATGCGTGTATGAACAGCGGGCAAACCAAAGGAATTGTTCGCAAGGACATCGAGGAAGCGACACGGATTGGTGTCCAGGCAACCCCAACACTGATTGTCAACGGACGTGTGGTTGAAGGTCTTCCGACTGCTGAACAATTTGATGCGATCATTGCGACCGAGAAGCGACGGGCGGGGAAGTAAGCCGCCACTTCTCTCTCGGCTTTATCCCGCAATCACATGCTCTTTCGTAATAATTAGTGGTAGCGTTCCTGGGGCGATAAAGTTGGGTTCGTCGGCTCGAGTACGTTCGTATTCAGGTGTTGTCGCTGAAACGCGCATAGCTTGCGTATCGTCGAACCACGTAATGGCGACACCATCGTAGGCCGGCGCTTTTCCGCTCTTGTATGCGGAAAGGCGTGTGTGACTTTGTACGTAACGTCGCACAACGGGAATCGACGCGCCGAGCGGTCCATGAATCTCTTTCCAATGTTTTTGAAAGGCTTCGATCGACATACCTGGCTTATGAGTGACGAATTCGATGTTCTTCACGCCATTCGACGGGGTCGGACCATCCTTTATGACATGCTCTTCAGTAAAGATTTGTCCCGTTGCCGCGCGGTCGATGAAGTTATACTCGTCCGCTTGTGTTGCTTGAAACTCTTTTGTGTTCACCAGCGCACGTAGAGCATCGGTGTTGTCGTACCACAGTTCCGCCGTACCATCGTACACCGGGTTGCCTTTTTTATACCCGGAAAGCAGCGTATGTGATTGCACGTAACGGCGAAGACCGGGCATCTGCTTGACGACGTTGGCATGGGTCGTAAGCCAATATTTTTGGAAATCTTCGACTGCCATGCCTGGCTTGCGTTTGAGAAACGCGACGACTTTGATCATATGTTTTTCCTCCTGAAAGTGTCGACCAGACTACACCCAGGGTTGTAGTCTGGAATGAACAAGCGGGTCAAGGGAACATCGTTGAGCGCAGAATGGTGAAAGCGTATAAGAGCCAGAAAAGGTCGGAGTAGTGAGGAACTTGAATCAAGGAGGAACGATGCTCTCAGTGGGCTATATGCCAGATACGCACGGTGGTCCGTATGAGCAACCCGAGCCAGATGCTGAACGGTCGGCGAATTTTGCGGCGCAGCTTCTCCAAGAATCTGAGCTGGCTGAGAACGCTGGATTTGACGGCCTCTTCGTGCCTGAACGGCATGCGCGGCCCGAGTGTATGTTTCCTGCACCGACAACATTACTCGCAGCGATCGCTGCACGAACACACCGAGTGAAAATCGGCACCTATGTCCTGATGCCGCCCCTCTATAATCCCGTCCAACTGGCTGAAGAGCTAGCAATGATCGATCTGGTGTCGCGTGGTCGTCTCATTCCTGGCCTCGGTGTAGGCTATCATCCGCGTTATTTCGATCACGTTGGTGTGCCGATTAAACAACGCGAAGGACGGTTTGAAGAGTGTCTGGCTGTGATGCGGCAGGCGTGGACCACGACTGGTCCGTCAGCGTTTCATGGTCGCTATTACCATTACGACGCCATACATGTGACCCCAAAGCCATACCAAAAACCGCATCCGCCGATTTGGATTGGTGCGTTTGGTCCAAAGTCGATCGCTCGCGCTGGACGACTCGGCGACGTGTGGGGCGCTGCGCCATTTCTTGACACTGTCGACGCCGTCAAGGCCCAAATCGACATCTACCGTGAGGCGGCAGTGAAAGCCGGAAAAACACCACGCATTGCGTTGTTACG containing:
- a CDS encoding DsbA family protein, with translation MEFHKDARKAAEASHCAGEQGKYWEYHDVLFANTSALGIDKLKKYATDLQLDEGKFTACLDSGKHAAAVSKDIAEGSQSGVTGTPAFFINGRFLSGAQPFASFQDAIEEALDAQ
- a CDS encoding EthD family reductase, translating into MIKVVAFLKRKPGMAVEDFQKYWLTTHANVVKQMPGLRRYVQSHTLLSGYKKGNPVYDGTAELWYDNTDALRALVNTKEFQATQADEYNFIDRAATGQIFTEEHVIKDGPTPSNGVKNIEFVTHKPGMSIEAFQKHWKEIHGPLGASIPVVRRYVQSHTRLSAYKSGKAPAYDGVAITWFDDTQAMRVSATTPEYERTRADEPNFIAPGTLPLIITKEHVIAG
- a CDS encoding LLM class flavin-dependent oxidoreductase, which gives rise to MLSVGYMPDTHGGPYEQPEPDAERSANFAAQLLQESELAENAGFDGLFVPERHARPECMFPAPTTLLAAIAARTHRVKIGTYVLMPPLYNPVQLAEELAMIDLVSRGRLIPGLGVGYHPRYFDHVGVPIKQREGRFEECLAVMRQAWTTTGPSAFHGRYYHYDAIHVTPKPYQKPHPPIWIGAFGPKSIARAGRLGDVWGAAPFLDTVDAVKAQIDIYREAAVKAGKTPRIALLRDGWLASSMEEAEQTFGRLWVEECKFYFRWGMLAPTPEFRSESDFTLKSVRRHMVLGTADDWIEQLQYWQNLFGAEWLILRCRLPLGPSAEQTRECIKRLGEEVLPRLRK